Proteins encoded within one genomic window of Rhinolophus sinicus isolate RSC01 linkage group LG05, ASM3656204v1, whole genome shotgun sequence:
- the ZBTB2 gene encoding zinc finger and BTB domain-containing protein 2: MDLANHGLILLQQLNAQREFGFLCDCTVAIGDVYFKAHKSVLASFSNYFKMLFVHQTSECVRLKPTDIQPDIFSYLLHLMYTGKMAPQLIDPVRLEQGIKFLHAYPLIQEASLASQGAFSHPDQVFPLASSLYGIQIADHQLRQASKIASAPEKLGREPRPQTSRMSQEQVPEAAQLSQLTSNVTQVNRTHVTPSDPLQTSLSPELVSTPVPPPPPGEETNLEASSSDEQPASLTIAHVKPSIMKRNGSFPKYYACHLCGRRFTLRSSLREHLQIHTGVPFTASQPGEGRVPLSLCSNAADLGKDAMEVPEAGMISDSELQHISDSPIIDGQQHSETPPPSDIADIDNLEQADQEREVKRRKYECTICGRKFIQKSHWREHMYIHTGKPFKCSTCDKSFCRANQAARHVCLNQSIDTYTMVDKQTLELCTFEEGSQMDNMLVQTNKPYKCNLCDKTFSTPNEVVKHSCQNQNSDVFALDEGRSILLGSGDSEVTESDHPVLASIKKEQETVLLD; the protein is encoded by the exons atggatttggCCAACCATGGACTTATTCTCCTGCAACAGTTAAACGCTCAGCGAGAGTTTGGTTTCCTGTGTGACTGCACGGTTGCCATCGGCGATGTGTACTTCAAGGCACACAAATCAGTTCTTGCTTCATTCTCCAATTACTTTAAGATGTTGTTTGTCCATCAGACCAG tgaatGTGTCCGTTTGAAACCAACTGACATACAGCCAGATATTTTCAGCTATCTCTTACATTTGATGTACACCGGAAAGATGGCGCCTCAGCTGATTGACCCCGTTCGATTAGAACAGGGGATCAAGTTTCTACACGCTTACCCTCTGATCCAGGAAGCTAGCCTGGCCAGCCAAGGAGCCTTTTCTCATCCTGACCAAGTTTTCCCACTGGCTTCGTCCTTGTATGGCATTCAGATTGCAGATCATCAATTGAGACAAGCCTCCAAGATTGCTTCAGCGCCTGAAAAACTTGGACGAGAACCACGGCCCCAGACCTCCAGGATGAGCCAGGAGCAGGTGCCCGAAGCCGCACAGCTCTCTCAGCTGACTTCAAATGTGACCCAGGTGAATCGGACCCACGTGACTCCCTCGGACCCACTGCAGACCTCCCTGTCTCCAGAACTCGTGTCCACTCCtgttcctccccctcctcccggGGAGGAGACCAATCTGGAAGCCTCTTCCTCTGATGAGCAGCCTGCGTCCCTCACCATCGCCCACGTCAAGCCGAGCATCATGAAGAGGAATGGCAGCTTCCCAAAGTACTACGCCTGCCACCTGTGCGGGCGGCGCTTTACCCTCCGGAGCAGCCTGCGGGAGCACCTGCAGATTCACACCGGCGTACCTTTCACGGCCAGCCAACCCGGAGAAGGCCGCGTTCCCCTGTCTCTTTGTAGCAACGCGGCTGACCTAGGAAAAGACGCCATGGAAGTGCCTGAGGCTGGGATGATAAGTGACAGTGAGCTGCAGCACATCTCAGACTCTCCAATCATCGACGGACAGCAGCACTCGGAGACGCCGCCGCCCTCAGACATCGCGGACATTGACAACTTGGAGCAAGCGGACCAGGAGAGGGAGGTAAAGAGGCGGAAGTATGAGTGCACAATATGTGGACGCAAATTTAtccagaaaagccactggagggAGCACATGTACATCCACACCGGGAAGCCTTTCAAATGCAGCACTTGTGACAAGAGTTTTTGCAGGGCCAACCAGGCTGCCCGGCACGTGTGCCTCAACCAGAGCATAGACACGTACACCATGGTGGACAAACAGACCCTGGAACTCTGCACATTCGAGGAAGGGAGTCAGATGGACAACATGTTGGTACAAACCAACAAACCCTACAAATGCAACTTGTGTGACAAAACGTTCTCCACTCCCAATGAGGTTGTTAAACACTCATGCCAAAACCAGAACTCAGACGTCTTTGCCCTAGACGAAGGGCGGTCCATTCTCCTCGGCAGTGGGGACTCTGAAGTAACAGAATCTGACCACCCTGTGTTAGCTTCCATCAAAAAGGAACAGGAAACAGTGTTGTTAGACTGA